The following are encoded together in the Panicum virgatum strain AP13 chromosome 6K, P.virgatum_v5, whole genome shotgun sequence genome:
- the LOC120713282 gene encoding BTB/POZ and MATH domain-containing protein 2-like: MVAAPEIRPMTRTSSTYIAETARGTHSFKVSMKRGTAAAGAYVSSDTFVVGGHDWRIRCYPRGSYSKTHVGVFLDVVSEGGGIEVEVLCDFRLLNRATKVFSSVLSVERLSKPSKGPWGSPFFMSRSLLGASYLQDDGCIVIGCDITVVRQSLVEETVEVQVPPSDLSDDLGKLLESGVGADVTFEVKGEVFHAHKIVLAARSPVFKELIYGSTGDNETVR; the protein is encoded by the coding sequence ATGGTGGCGGCGCCAGAGATCAGGCCCATGACGAGGACGTCATCGACGTACATCGCAGAGACAGCGCGGGGGACGCACTCGTTCAAGGTCAGCATGAAAcgaggcaccgccgccgcgggcgcgtaCGTGAGCTCCGACACCTTCGTCGTCGGCGGCCACGACTGGCGCATCCGCTGCTACCCCCGAGGATCCTACTCAAAGACCCACGTCGGAGTCTTTCTGGACGTCGTGAGCGAGGGCGGCGGCATTGAGGTTGAGGTGCTCTGCGATTTCAGGCTGCTCAACCGGGCCACCAAGGTGTTCTCGTCCGTGCTCTCCGTGGAAAGATTGTCCAAACCTTCGAAAGGGCCCTGGGGCAGTCCCTTTTTCATGAGCAGGAGCCTGCTGGGAGCCTCCTACCTGCAGGATGATGGCTGCATCGTGATCGGATGCGACATCACTGTTGTCAGGCAATCACTGGTCGAGGAGACCGTGGAAGTTCAAGTGCCTCCATCGGACCTGTCGGATGATCTTGGAAAACTCCTGGAATCAGGGGTGGGAGCGGACGTGACATTCGAGGTCAAAGGAGAGGTTTTCCATGCCCACAAGATCGTTCTTGCAGCTCGGTCGCCGGTCTTCAAGGAACTCATCTACGGATCAACGGGGGACAACGAGACTGTTAGATAA
- the LOC120713283 gene encoding BTB/POZ and MATH domain-containing protein 2-like: protein MAPVMTRKTLMITGFTISNGTFNPKDCTPHRCAVFAAGGYDWSICYAIADAIDICLQLETSAGPIVTASFAVGLLDPAGSLPPWRLPASREVPPPQVLDPHRAAKGRQVAVSVPKDFLNAAPDPRYLPRGGLLLECTLTVFTETPAPTAAARARASAQALDMKEQLAKIYATGDGAGVTYSVQGRLFRAHRIVLAMRSPVLRAQLFRGMMESSARLIEVKDMAPDVFEALLRYIYTDALDVDGEVDEDATEVTSHLLVAADRHYYKNDL from the coding sequence ATGGCTCCCGTGATGACTAGGAAGACGCTCATGATTACCGGGTTCACTATCTCCAACGGGACCTTCAACCCAAAAGACTGCACACCCCACCGGTGCGCCGTCTTCGCGGCCGGCGGCTACGACTGGTCCATCTGCTACGCCATCGCGGATGCCATCGACATCTGCCTGCAGCTCGAGACCTCGGCGGGCCCCATCGTGACCGCGTCGTTCGCCGTCGGCCTCCTCGACCCCGCGGGCAGCCTGCCGCCGTGGAGGTTGCCGGCCAGCCGGGAGGTGCCGCCGCCTCAAGTGCTCGACCCGCACCGCGCCGCCAAGGGGAGGCAGGTGGCCGTCTCCGTGCCCAAGGATTTCCTCAACGCGGCACCGGACCCCCGGTACCTCCCGCGCGGCGGCCTCCTGCTCGAGTGCACCCTCACCGTCTTCACGGAGACGCCGGCGCCTACGGCGGCCGCCCGGGCCCGAGCAAGCGCCCAGGCGCTCGACATGAAGGAGCAGCTCGCCAAGATCTACGCCACGGGGGACGGCGCCGGCGTGACCTACTCCGTGCAGGGGAGGCTCTTCCGCGCCCACAGGATCGTCCTCGCGATGCGGTCGCCGGTGCTCAGGGCGCAGCTCTTCAGGGGGATGATGGAGAGCTCGGCGCGGCTCATCGAGGTCAAGGACATGGCGCCTGATGTCTTCGAGGCTCTCCTGCGCTACATCTACACCGACGCCTTGGACGTCGACGGTGAGGTTGACGAGGACGCGACCGAGGTGACATCCCATCTGCTGGTGGCCGCGGAtcgccactactacaaaaacgatttgtag